The Stackebrandtia nassauensis DSM 44728 genome includes the window CACCGAGGGGCTGGGCCTGGAGAAGGGGCTCGATTTTTCCGGGCCAGACGGGCGGTTTCTGACCGTGGGTGTTCCCGGTGGTTCGGTGCAGGTCATTTTGTGGTCGCACGCGGCGGCCGCGGGGCAGCCGGGGGAGGTGGGTGTGCCCGGGCCGGTGATTCTCGAGTCCGACGATTTGCGCAAGGATTTCGAGGCGATGCGGCAGCGGGGCGTCACTTTTGAGGAGCCCGAGCCCGTGGACTATCCGTTCGGGGTTCGTATCGAGGCGGTGGATCCCGATGGCAATCGGGTGTCGCTGCGTCAGCAGCCGAAGCGATGACCGCCCGCCCGCCGGGTGTCGTGGCCGAGGCGTTCGAGGCGCAGCGCGACCGGTTGCGCGCTGTGGCGTATCGGGTGCTGGGTTCGCACGCCGACGCCGAGGACGTGGTGCAGGAAGCCTGGATGCGTCTGGTTCGCCAGGACGATTCGGCCATCGACAACCTGGCGGGTTGGCTGACCACCGTGGTGGGTCGCATCAGTTTGGATCTGTTGCGGTCCCGTCAAGCTCGCCCCGAAACCGCTTACGGGCAGCAGTTCGCCGAACTGATGGTGACGCCCGACGAGGGGCCCGCGCCGGACGAGCAGGCGGTGTTGGCCGATGCGGTGGGGCTGGCGCTGCTCGTCGTGCTCGACTCGCTGACGCCGAGCGAGCGGTTGGCGTTCGTGCTGCATGACATGTTCGCGGTGCCGTTCCGGGAGATCGGTCAGATCCTGGGCAAGTCCGCCGACGCCACCAAGATGATCGCCAGCCGCGCCCGCCGCAAGGTGCGGGGCACGGGTTCGACGGTGGGCGGCGGGCGCGAGGCGCATCGTGAGGTCGTGGCCGCGTTCAGTGCCGCCGCCGCGGGGGGTGACTTCGAGGCGTTGCTGCGGGTTTTGGACCCGGACGTGAGGTTGAGTGTCGACACTCCCGACGGCGTGGTCGTCACCCTTGGCGCCACCAAGGTCGCCTCCGGGGCCCGGATGTTCTCGTCCGGCGAGATCGCGCGTCACCGGGACGTGTTGGTCAACGGGGTGCGGGGCCAGATGTCCTGGCGTGCCGACGGGACCCCGCTGTCGGTGATCGCGTTCACGGTGGCCGAGGGGCGGATCAGAGGGATTCACATCGTCGTCGACCCCGCCAAACTCGCCGCGATTCAGTTGCCTGTTCCGCCCTGACCGGCGGTGTCAGTGGCATGACCGGCGTATGTCAGGCCGGGCGGGAAATCTGGGTGGCGTAGCGGGAACCCCCGCCACAAGAGATCACTCAGTAAAGGATGAATCAGATGCCTACTTTCTCCACTCCCAAGCCTGTCACCGTCGTCATCGAGGTCAACAGCGTGGGAAACGTTCACCTCGTCGCCAGCGACCGCTCGGACTCGGTCGTCGAGGTGGTGCCGTCCAACCCGTCGAAATCTCTGGACGTCACCCACGCCAGGGACACCCGGGTCGAGTACTCCAACGGGGAGTTGCGGATCAAGACCCCGCGTCACTCGCTGATGTCGCCCCGGACCCGTTCGGTCGACATCACGATCCAGGTGCCGACCGGGTCGCTGGTGCGGGGCAAGGCCCCGGGCGGGGACTTCCGGACCGAGGGTGAGCTGGCCGCGTGTGAGTACTCGGTTCAGGGCGGCGAGATCGTCGTCGACCGGGTGGGCCCGGCGACCCTGGAGGTCGCCGCCGGTGATGTGCGGGTGCTCAAGGCGCTGCGCGGCAAGGTCAAGGCCGTGACGCAGAGCGGCACCATCGACATCGGGGTCAGCAATGACGCGTCGGTCAGTCTGACGACCAAGACCATGGCGGGCAGCATCAGCAACCGGCTCAGCTCCGAACACGACGGCCGCGAGGTCACCGACACCGTGGAACTGGACCTGCGGGTGATGGCGGGTGACATCACGGTGCACCGGGCCGTGGAAGTGGCGTGACACCTCGATGACCACCCCGACACGGACCGGTGGACGAGGGCTCGGACGCGGCGGAATCCGCTGGGAGAGACGAGACTCGGCTGCCGGTCCATCGGCGGGTGGATGGTGGATTGTGGGCGGTTTATTGTACCGACGGATTGTGTTGGAAATCGCAAATCGATATACTTCGCTGACCCAAGTTCCGGTTCCCGTTGGGACGACACTGATCGGGAGAGTCGATGGTTGACTACGCTCAACTTCGCAATCTGGACACCTCCAAGCTGACCTCGGCCGCCGAAGCGGCGGGCGGCTTGTCGAGCGCTGTCACCTCTCGTGGCGGCGAGGTCGCCAACGCGGCGCAGATTCCACAGGGCATGTGGGCGGGGCTCGACTCGTCCGCCGCGTCCGGAATGATGTCGCCCCTGTCGAATCCGCTCTACGACGTCTCCGACTCCGCCACCCACAGCCAGGGCGTGA containing:
- a CDS encoding VOC family protein; its protein translation is MLSDIMYVTVYVTDQDRALEFYTEGLGLEKGLDFSGPDGRFLTVGVPGGSVQVILWSHAAAAGQPGEVGVPGPVILESDDLRKDFEAMRQRGVTFEEPEPVDYPFGVRIEAVDPDGNRVSLRQQPKR
- a CDS encoding sigma-70 family RNA polymerase sigma factor, which gives rise to MTARPPGVVAEAFEAQRDRLRAVAYRVLGSHADAEDVVQEAWMRLVRQDDSAIDNLAGWLTTVVGRISLDLLRSRQARPETAYGQQFAELMVTPDEGPAPDEQAVLADAVGLALLVVLDSLTPSERLAFVLHDMFAVPFREIGQILGKSADATKMIASRARRKVRGTGSTVGGGREAHREVVAAFSAAAAGGDFEALLRVLDPDVRLSVDTPDGVVVTLGATKVASGARMFSSGEIARHRDVLVNGVRGQMSWRADGTPLSVIAFTVAEGRIRGIHIVVDPAKLAAIQLPVPP